ACATTCGCGGCGTCTGGGTGCTTTCGTCTGCTCCTACCTTGCTTATCTGCGTGTGCCCATGGCGCGCGTGCTCGATATCGGCTGCGGCATCGGTCTGTGGAAAGAGGCGGTGAGCCAGCACTTTCCCGGCGTGAGCTATCACGGCGTCGAGCTCAGCAGCTATCTCTGCGAGCGCTACGGCTGGGAGCAGGGCTCGGTGGTCGACTACCGCAATGCCGAGCCGTTCGATCTGGTGATCTGCCAGGGCGTGCTGCCTTATCTGAGTGCGACGGATCTGAAGCTCGCGCTGGACAACATCGGCCGCCTGAGTCGCGGCGGTCTGTATGTCGAGGCGGTGAGTCGCGAGGACTACGATCGCGGCGTGATCGACGAAGACCTCACCGATGCGCGGCTGTTCCGTCATCGGGCGGCG
This genomic stretch from Diaphorobacter sp. HDW4B harbors:
- a CDS encoding class I SAM-dependent methyltransferase, with amino-acid sequence MQSASEQWFDEAYYQRFYFDKKTSVIDVEHSRRLGAFVCSYLAYLRVPMARVLDIGCGIGLWKEAVSQHFPGVSYHGVELSSYLCERYGWEQGSVVDYRNAEPFDLVICQGVLPYLSATDLKLALDNIGRLSRGGLYVEAVSREDYDRGVIDEDLTDARLFRHRAALYRRGLEANFRELGGGVWLSERCEVPLFELECKQG